The following proteins come from a genomic window of Eulemur rufifrons isolate Redbay chromosome 24, OSU_ERuf_1, whole genome shotgun sequence:
- the CCDC9 gene encoding coiled-coil domain-containing protein 9 isoform X1: MAATLDLKSKEEKDAELDKRIEALRRKNEALIRRYQEIEEDRKKAELEGVAVTAPRKGRLVEKENMAVEAEKSLGPSRRSPGSSRPPGSSKGGRTPPQQGGRAGMGRTSRSWEDSPGEQPRGGAGGRGRRGRGRGSPHLSGAGDGSTADRKSKEWEERRRQNIEKMNEEMEKIAEYERNQREGVLEPNPVRNFLDDPRRRSGPLDEPERDRREGSRRHGRNWGGPDFERVRCGLEHERQGRRAGLSGVGDMTLSMTGRERSEYLRWKQEREKIDQERLQRHRKPTGQWRREWDAEKTEGMFKDGPTPAHEPSHRYDDQGWTRPPKPPTFGEFLSQHKAEVSSRRRRKSSRPQAKAAPRAYSDHDDRWETKEEAVSPAPEAPQPTSPTETPTQPPETPAPAHRPEDEGEENEGEEDEEWEDMSEDVSEDEDEEDVEEEDDREEEEEPAQDHHPQEADPAGNPTSEPADRASSSCEEPLPLPQAPATPSSPFSPPGGHQPVSDWGEEMELNSPRTAHPAGALSSGGDQPAPASLESGPSLPGTQKAEEEGSEAAPEAGPEGQETAEITDFQRASPNS; encoded by the exons ATG GCAGCCACACTGGATTTGAAATCAAAGGAGGAGAAGGATGCTGAGTTGGACAAGAGGATCGAGGCTCTTCGGAGGAAGAATGAGGCCCTCATCCGGCGCTACCAG GAGATTGAAGAGGACCGCAAGAAAGCTGAACTTGAGGGAGTGGCAGTGACAGCTCCCCGGAAGGGCCGCTTGGTGGAGAAGGAGAACATGGCTGTCGAGGCG GAGAAGAGCCTGGGTCCTTCCCGGAGGTCTCCTGGGAGCTCTCGGCCCCCGGGGTCCAGCAAGGGAGGCCGGACTCCCCCACAGCAGGGAGGCCGGGCAGGCATGGGCCGGACATCCCGCAGCTGGGAGGACAGTCCCGGGGAGCAACCTCGAGGAGGAGCTGGGGGTCGTGGCCGGAGGGGCCGTGGCCGGGGGTCCCCTCATCTCTCTGGAGCTGGAGATGGCTCAACCGCTGACCGCAAGTCCAAG gaGTGGGAGGAGCGGCGCAGACAGAACATCGAGAAGATGAACGAGGAGATGGAGAAGATCGCAGAGTACGAGCGCAACCAGCGG GAAGGGGTGCTGGAGCCAAACCCCGTGCGGAACTTCCTGGATGACCCTCGGCGACGCAGTGGGCCCCTGGATGAGCCAGAGCGGGACCGCCGGGAGGGCAGCCGCCGGCACGGGCGCAACTGGGGGGGCCCCGACTTCGAGCGGGTGCGCTGCGGCCTTGAGCACGAGCGGCAG ggccgcCGGGCCGGCCTGAGCGGTGTTGGAGACATGACGCTGTCCATGACGGGCCGGGAGCGCTCAGAGTACCTGCGCTGGaagcaggagagggagaagatTGACCAGGAGCGGCTGCAGAGACACCGCAAGCCCACCGGCCAGTGGCGGCGGGAGTGGGACGCTGAGAAGACTGAGGGGAT GTTCAAGGATGGGCCAACCCCTGCCCACGAGCCGTCCCACCGCTACG ATGACCAGGGCTGGACCCGGCCCCCCAAGCCCCCAACTTTTGGGGAGTTCCTGTCCCAGCACAAAGCTGAGGTCAGCAGTCgcaggaggagaaagagcagccggCCCCAGGCCAAGGCAGCTCCCCGTGCCTACAG tGACCATGATGACCGCTGGGAGACGAAAGAGGAGGCAGTGTCCCCAGCCCCGGAGGCCCCACAGCCCACCTCCCCCACAGAGACGCCCACGCAG ccacctgagacccctgcccctgcccaccggCCTGAGGATGAGGGGGAGGAGAACGAgggggaggaagatgaagagtGGGAGGACATGAGTGAGGATGTGAGTGAGGACGAGGATGAGGAAGATGTTGAGGAGGAAGACGAccgtgaggaggaggaagaaccaGCCCAAGACCACCACCCCCAAGAGGCTGACCCCGCTGGGAACCCCACCAGTGAGCCCGCTGACAGAGCCTCGTCCAGCTGCGAGGAGCCCCTGCCgcttccccaggcccctgccacACCTTCCAGCCCCTTCTCACCACCTGGCGGCCACCAGCCTGTGTCCGACTGGGGTGAAGAGATGGAGCTGAATTCTCCCCGGACCGCCCACCCCGCTGGTGCCCTCTCTTCGG
- the CCDC9 gene encoding coiled-coil domain-containing protein 9 isoform X2, with protein MAATLDLKSKEEKDAELDKRIEALRRKNEALIRRYQEIEEDRKKAELEGVAVTAPRKGRLVEKENMAVEAKSLGPSRRSPGSSRPPGSSKGGRTPPQQGGRAGMGRTSRSWEDSPGEQPRGGAGGRGRRGRGRGSPHLSGAGDGSTADRKSKEWEERRRQNIEKMNEEMEKIAEYERNQREGVLEPNPVRNFLDDPRRRSGPLDEPERDRREGSRRHGRNWGGPDFERVRCGLEHERQGRRAGLSGVGDMTLSMTGRERSEYLRWKQEREKIDQERLQRHRKPTGQWRREWDAEKTEGMFKDGPTPAHEPSHRYDDQGWTRPPKPPTFGEFLSQHKAEVSSRRRRKSSRPQAKAAPRAYSDHDDRWETKEEAVSPAPEAPQPTSPTETPTQPPETPAPAHRPEDEGEENEGEEDEEWEDMSEDVSEDEDEEDVEEEDDREEEEEPAQDHHPQEADPAGNPTSEPADRASSSCEEPLPLPQAPATPSSPFSPPGGHQPVSDWGEEMELNSPRTAHPAGALSSGGDQPAPASLESGPSLPGTQKAEEEGSEAAPEAGPEGQETAEITDFQRASPNS; from the exons ATG GCAGCCACACTGGATTTGAAATCAAAGGAGGAGAAGGATGCTGAGTTGGACAAGAGGATCGAGGCTCTTCGGAGGAAGAATGAGGCCCTCATCCGGCGCTACCAG GAGATTGAAGAGGACCGCAAGAAAGCTGAACTTGAGGGAGTGGCAGTGACAGCTCCCCGGAAGGGCCGCTTGGTGGAGAAGGAGAACATGGCTGTCGAGGCG AAGAGCCTGGGTCCTTCCCGGAGGTCTCCTGGGAGCTCTCGGCCCCCGGGGTCCAGCAAGGGAGGCCGGACTCCCCCACAGCAGGGAGGCCGGGCAGGCATGGGCCGGACATCCCGCAGCTGGGAGGACAGTCCCGGGGAGCAACCTCGAGGAGGAGCTGGGGGTCGTGGCCGGAGGGGCCGTGGCCGGGGGTCCCCTCATCTCTCTGGAGCTGGAGATGGCTCAACCGCTGACCGCAAGTCCAAG gaGTGGGAGGAGCGGCGCAGACAGAACATCGAGAAGATGAACGAGGAGATGGAGAAGATCGCAGAGTACGAGCGCAACCAGCGG GAAGGGGTGCTGGAGCCAAACCCCGTGCGGAACTTCCTGGATGACCCTCGGCGACGCAGTGGGCCCCTGGATGAGCCAGAGCGGGACCGCCGGGAGGGCAGCCGCCGGCACGGGCGCAACTGGGGGGGCCCCGACTTCGAGCGGGTGCGCTGCGGCCTTGAGCACGAGCGGCAG ggccgcCGGGCCGGCCTGAGCGGTGTTGGAGACATGACGCTGTCCATGACGGGCCGGGAGCGCTCAGAGTACCTGCGCTGGaagcaggagagggagaagatTGACCAGGAGCGGCTGCAGAGACACCGCAAGCCCACCGGCCAGTGGCGGCGGGAGTGGGACGCTGAGAAGACTGAGGGGAT GTTCAAGGATGGGCCAACCCCTGCCCACGAGCCGTCCCACCGCTACG ATGACCAGGGCTGGACCCGGCCCCCCAAGCCCCCAACTTTTGGGGAGTTCCTGTCCCAGCACAAAGCTGAGGTCAGCAGTCgcaggaggagaaagagcagccggCCCCAGGCCAAGGCAGCTCCCCGTGCCTACAG tGACCATGATGACCGCTGGGAGACGAAAGAGGAGGCAGTGTCCCCAGCCCCGGAGGCCCCACAGCCCACCTCCCCCACAGAGACGCCCACGCAG ccacctgagacccctgcccctgcccaccggCCTGAGGATGAGGGGGAGGAGAACGAgggggaggaagatgaagagtGGGAGGACATGAGTGAGGATGTGAGTGAGGACGAGGATGAGGAAGATGTTGAGGAGGAAGACGAccgtgaggaggaggaagaaccaGCCCAAGACCACCACCCCCAAGAGGCTGACCCCGCTGGGAACCCCACCAGTGAGCCCGCTGACAGAGCCTCGTCCAGCTGCGAGGAGCCCCTGCCgcttccccaggcccctgccacACCTTCCAGCCCCTTCTCACCACCTGGCGGCCACCAGCCTGTGTCCGACTGGGGTGAAGAGATGGAGCTGAATTCTCCCCGGACCGCCCACCCCGCTGGTGCCCTCTCTTCGG
- the CCDC9 gene encoding coiled-coil domain-containing protein 9 isoform X3, whose protein sequence is MAATLDLKSKEEKDAELDKRIEALRRKNEALIRRYQEIEEDRKKAELEGVAVTAPRKGRLVEKENMAVEAEKSLGPSRRSPGSSRPPGSSKGGRTPPQQGGRAGMGRTSRSWEDSPGEQPRGGAGGRGRRGRGRGSPHLSGAGDGSTADRKSKEWEERRRQNIEKMNEEMEKIAEYERNQREGVLEPNPVRNFLDDPRRRSGPLDEPERDRREGSRRHGRNWGGPDFERVRCGLEHERQGRRAGLSGVGDMTLSMTGRERSEYLRWKQEREKIDQERLQRHRKPTGQWRREWDAEKTEGMFKDGPTPAHEPSHRYDDQGWTRPPKPPTFGEFLSQHKAEVSSRRRRKSSRPQAKAAPRAYSDHDDRWETKEEAVSPAPEAPQPTSPTETPTQPPETPAPAHRPEDEGEENEGEEDEEWEDMSEDVSEDEDEEDVEEEDDREEEEEPAQDHHPQEADPAGNPTSEPADRASSSCEEPLPLPQAPATPSSPFSPPGGHQPVSDWGEEMELNSPRTAHPAGALSSGEAWPFGNA, encoded by the exons ATG GCAGCCACACTGGATTTGAAATCAAAGGAGGAGAAGGATGCTGAGTTGGACAAGAGGATCGAGGCTCTTCGGAGGAAGAATGAGGCCCTCATCCGGCGCTACCAG GAGATTGAAGAGGACCGCAAGAAAGCTGAACTTGAGGGAGTGGCAGTGACAGCTCCCCGGAAGGGCCGCTTGGTGGAGAAGGAGAACATGGCTGTCGAGGCG GAGAAGAGCCTGGGTCCTTCCCGGAGGTCTCCTGGGAGCTCTCGGCCCCCGGGGTCCAGCAAGGGAGGCCGGACTCCCCCACAGCAGGGAGGCCGGGCAGGCATGGGCCGGACATCCCGCAGCTGGGAGGACAGTCCCGGGGAGCAACCTCGAGGAGGAGCTGGGGGTCGTGGCCGGAGGGGCCGTGGCCGGGGGTCCCCTCATCTCTCTGGAGCTGGAGATGGCTCAACCGCTGACCGCAAGTCCAAG gaGTGGGAGGAGCGGCGCAGACAGAACATCGAGAAGATGAACGAGGAGATGGAGAAGATCGCAGAGTACGAGCGCAACCAGCGG GAAGGGGTGCTGGAGCCAAACCCCGTGCGGAACTTCCTGGATGACCCTCGGCGACGCAGTGGGCCCCTGGATGAGCCAGAGCGGGACCGCCGGGAGGGCAGCCGCCGGCACGGGCGCAACTGGGGGGGCCCCGACTTCGAGCGGGTGCGCTGCGGCCTTGAGCACGAGCGGCAG ggccgcCGGGCCGGCCTGAGCGGTGTTGGAGACATGACGCTGTCCATGACGGGCCGGGAGCGCTCAGAGTACCTGCGCTGGaagcaggagagggagaagatTGACCAGGAGCGGCTGCAGAGACACCGCAAGCCCACCGGCCAGTGGCGGCGGGAGTGGGACGCTGAGAAGACTGAGGGGAT GTTCAAGGATGGGCCAACCCCTGCCCACGAGCCGTCCCACCGCTACG ATGACCAGGGCTGGACCCGGCCCCCCAAGCCCCCAACTTTTGGGGAGTTCCTGTCCCAGCACAAAGCTGAGGTCAGCAGTCgcaggaggagaaagagcagccggCCCCAGGCCAAGGCAGCTCCCCGTGCCTACAG tGACCATGATGACCGCTGGGAGACGAAAGAGGAGGCAGTGTCCCCAGCCCCGGAGGCCCCACAGCCCACCTCCCCCACAGAGACGCCCACGCAG ccacctgagacccctgcccctgcccaccggCCTGAGGATGAGGGGGAGGAGAACGAgggggaggaagatgaagagtGGGAGGACATGAGTGAGGATGTGAGTGAGGACGAGGATGAGGAAGATGTTGAGGAGGAAGACGAccgtgaggaggaggaagaaccaGCCCAAGACCACCACCCCCAAGAGGCTGACCCCGCTGGGAACCCCACCAGTGAGCCCGCTGACAGAGCCTCGTCCAGCTGCGAGGAGCCCCTGCCgcttccccaggcccctgccacACCTTCCAGCCCCTTCTCACCACCTGGCGGCCACCAGCCTGTGTCCGACTGGGGTGAAGAGATGGAGCTGAATTCTCCCCGGACCGCCCACCCCGCTGGTGCCCTCTCTTCGGGTGAGGCCTGGCCTTTTGGGAATGCATGA